One segment of Halococcus saccharolyticus DSM 5350 DNA contains the following:
- a CDS encoding homoserine kinase: MLTVRAPATSANLGSGFDVFGVALERPADVVRVARADRTTIEVTGTGSQYIPEDPEKNTVGAVAEALDAPAHIEIDKGVRPASGLGSSAASAAAAAVALNELYARGRTREELVPIAAEGEAVVSGTAHADNVAPAILGGFTVAAGEGISQVDTAIPLVACLPEIVVSTRDARRVVPERATMEELVETVGAAATLTVGMCRGDPELVGEGMDDPVVTPARADLIDGYDDVRTAALEAGATGVTVSGAGPGVLAACGADDRRQIASAMLDAFAARGIDARAYPTRVGQGATIH, encoded by the coding sequence ATGCTCACCGTCCGGGCCCCCGCGACGAGCGCCAACCTCGGCAGCGGGTTCGACGTGTTCGGCGTCGCTCTGGAGCGCCCGGCGGATGTCGTTCGGGTCGCGAGGGCCGACCGGACGACGATCGAAGTCACGGGCACCGGGAGCCAGTACATTCCCGAGGACCCCGAGAAGAACACTGTCGGGGCGGTCGCCGAGGCGCTCGACGCGCCCGCCCACATCGAGATCGACAAGGGGGTGCGGCCGGCCTCCGGGCTCGGATCGTCGGCCGCGAGCGCCGCCGCCGCCGCGGTCGCGCTCAACGAACTTTACGCACGCGGACGCACGCGCGAGGAACTCGTCCCGATCGCGGCCGAGGGTGAGGCGGTCGTCTCCGGTACGGCACACGCCGACAACGTCGCACCCGCGATCCTCGGGGGGTTCACGGTCGCGGCAGGTGAGGGCATCTCACAGGTCGACACCGCGATCCCGCTCGTGGCGTGTCTGCCCGAGATCGTGGTCTCCACCCGTGACGCGCGCCGGGTCGTCCCTGAAAGGGCGACGATGGAGGAGTTGGTCGAGACGGTCGGTGCGGCTGCGACGCTCACGGTCGGAATGTGTCGTGGCGATCCGGAACTCGTCGGCGAGGGGATGGACGATCCGGTGGTGACGCCTGCTCGCGCGGACCTGATCGACGGGTACGACGACGTCAGGACCGCAGCGCTCGAAGCAGGGGCGACAGGGGTCACCGTCAGTGGTGCGGGACCGGGCGTGCTCGCGGCGTGCGGGGCGGACGACCGGCGGCAGATTGCGAGCGCGATGCTCGACGCGTTCGCCGCTCGCGGGATCGACGCGCGCGCGTACCCGACGCGAGTCGGACAGGGCGCGACGATCCACTAA
- the ahbB gene encoding siroheme decarboxylase subunit beta has protein sequence MNEADIAVDLDRRDRAILNAFQGGFPVVERPFEPAAAALRERGVDLSADELLDRVQRLDEEGTLSRFGALIDAEAIGGTATLVAMHAPEDRFEEVAETVNAHREVAHNYEREHPHLNMWFVVSVADAARVDEVLAEIEAETGQETYNLPKQREFRVEAKFLLDGPISTGDLDLSDLSPDVEPATDDRLTPAERDLVVELQGGLPITATPYRDVAEAIDADVEWVIETITRFERGGKIRRVGVVPNHYALGYTENGMTVWNVPDELVGEVGPAIADLDFVTHCYERPRHEGVWPYNFFAMTHGRSESESERRIEQVRAQMDNFFDVNDDDWDTLFSTRILKKTGIRLDERATANTE, from the coding sequence ATGAACGAGGCGGACATCGCAGTCGATCTCGACCGCCGCGATCGCGCGATCCTCAACGCCTTCCAGGGCGGGTTCCCGGTCGTCGAGCGGCCGTTCGAGCCCGCGGCTGCGGCCCTCCGCGAGCGTGGCGTCGACCTTTCGGCCGACGAACTGCTCGACCGGGTACAGCGACTCGACGAAGAGGGCACCCTCTCGCGGTTCGGTGCGCTGATCGACGCCGAGGCGATCGGCGGGACGGCGACCCTCGTGGCGATGCACGCGCCCGAAGACCGATTCGAGGAGGTCGCCGAGACGGTCAACGCCCACCGCGAGGTCGCGCACAACTACGAGCGCGAACATCCCCACCTCAACATGTGGTTCGTCGTGAGCGTCGCTGATGCGGCTCGCGTCGACGAAGTGCTCGCCGAAATCGAGGCCGAAACCGGACAGGAAACCTACAACCTCCCGAAACAACGCGAGTTCCGGGTCGAGGCGAAGTTCCTGCTCGACGGACCGATTTCGACTGGGGATCTCGATCTATCGGACCTCAGCCCTGACGTCGAACCCGCCACCGACGACCGGCTCACGCCCGCCGAACGCGATCTCGTGGTCGAACTCCAGGGCGGGCTGCCGATTACCGCGACGCCCTACCGCGACGTCGCCGAGGCGATCGATGCGGACGTCGAGTGGGTGATCGAGACGATCACACGCTTCGAGCGCGGCGGGAAGATTCGGCGCGTGGGCGTCGTCCCGAACCACTACGCGCTCGGCTACACTGAGAATGGGATGACGGTCTGGAACGTCCCTGACGAGCTCGTCGGCGAAGTCGGACCGGCGATCGCCGACCTCGATTTCGTGACCCACTGCTACGAGCGCCCACGCCACGAGGGCGTCTGGCCGTACAACTTCTTCGCGATGACCCACGGCCGCTCCGAGAGCGAGAGCGAGCGCCGGATCGAACAGGTTAGGGCTCAGATGGATAATTTCTTTGACGTCAACGATGACGACTGGGACACGCTGTTCTCGACGCGCATCCTGAAGAAGACGGGTATCCGGCTGGACGAACGTGCTACAGCGAACACCGAATGA
- a CDS encoding PH domain-containing protein: MSANDEVPEWVTLTEGEGVRWEGHPSLRLVLPSIVIGLVIAIAGVALVFVVPEPSLQWLPLVGVPIGIAIIGWAYVSQRSTHYIITSEEVYRKTGIVNRNVAQVRLDRVQNTTYEQSILERLFSYGHITIYTAGSDTMDISFNGVSDPQQVNQALTEALDEIAAGERKGL, encoded by the coding sequence ATGTCGGCAAACGACGAGGTTCCGGAGTGGGTCACACTCACTGAGGGCGAGGGGGTTCGGTGGGAGGGCCACCCTAGCCTCCGGTTGGTCCTGCCGTCGATCGTGATCGGACTCGTGATCGCGATCGCCGGGGTCGCATTGGTATTCGTCGTCCCCGAACCCTCGCTTCAGTGGCTCCCCCTCGTGGGGGTCCCGATCGGGATCGCGATCATCGGGTGGGCGTACGTCTCACAACGGAGCACCCATTACATCATCACGAGCGAGGAGGTCTACCGCAAGACCGGGATCGTGAACCGCAACGTCGCTCAGGTCAGGCTCGATCGCGTCCAGAACACCACCTACGAACAGTCGATACTCGAACGTCTGTTCTCGTACGGCCACATCACGATCTATACCGCCGGTTCGGACACGATGGATATTTCCTTCAACGGTGTCTCCGATCCCCAGCAGGTCAACCAGGCGCTGACCGAGGCGCTCGACGAGATCGCCGCCGGGGAGCGAAAGGGACTCTGA
- a CDS encoding putative RNA uridine N3 methyltransferase, whose protein sequence is MTVSLLVPSSLCREAADKREATHKVGLVARAATVFRVDRVVVFPDPDGDRRWGGGFVSTVMEYAATAPYLRKEAWGTRDELEQVGVLPPLRAVSRTGSESQGSGSSRQGIVTEVGPDGRVRVNCGLQHPISLVDPTDVGLDEGERVTVRISSREPVRARIVDEPLPGFVVERADLSAALGREDAGLRIATSRHGQALTTERLGVLAGRVEDGMTVAFGAPERGLPAMLGIDTASVASADETGSDPGGFDRWLDTVPNQGSEVVRTEEAVFATLACLTLPR, encoded by the coding sequence ATGACAGTCAGCCTGCTCGTGCCGTCGTCCCTTTGCCGGGAGGCCGCCGACAAGCGCGAGGCGACCCACAAGGTCGGTCTCGTTGCCCGCGCGGCCACCGTCTTCCGGGTCGACCGTGTGGTGGTCTTCCCGGATCCCGACGGCGACCGGCGATGGGGTGGCGGGTTCGTTTCGACAGTGATGGAGTACGCCGCGACCGCCCCTTACCTCCGAAAGGAGGCGTGGGGCACGCGGGACGAACTGGAGCAGGTGGGCGTCCTGCCGCCGCTTCGCGCCGTCTCACGGACCGGCTCCGAATCCCAAGGTTCGGGGTCGTCAAGACAGGGAATCGTGACCGAGGTCGGCCCTGATGGACGCGTTCGGGTCAATTGCGGACTGCAACACCCGATCTCGCTGGTCGATCCCACCGACGTGGGACTCGACGAGGGGGAGCGTGTGACCGTCAGGATCTCTTCGCGAGAGCCGGTCCGCGCGCGGATCGTCGACGAGCCCCTTCCGGGGTTCGTCGTCGAGCGCGCGGACCTCTCGGCAGCGCTCGGCCGTGAGGACGCCGGGCTCCGGATCGCCACGTCGCGCCACGGTCAGGCGCTCACGACGGAGCGACTCGGAGTGCTGGCCGGACGGGTCGAAGACGGCATGACTGTCGCCTTCGGCGCGCCCGAGCGAGGGCTGCCGGCGATGCTCGGCATCGACACGGCGTCGGTGGCGAGTGCGGACGAGACCGGGTCGGACCCTGGAGGGTTCGATCGCTGGCTCGACACGGTTCCGAACCAGGGCAGCGAGGTCGTGCGCACCGAGGAAGCGGTGTTCGCCACCCTCGCCTGCCTCACCCTACCGCGATAG
- a CDS encoding precorrin-2 dehydrogenase/sirohydrochlorin ferrochelatase family protein produces the protein MIPLLHDFSGSTVLVFGGGSVGARKVRRFAREARVVVVSPTFGDHDFGGGELVRAAPSPATVPEWFERIEPALAVAATDDDAVNDAVARVAHDRGVLLNRADRSRGGNADESNGGTTDGRSGDSDGHAREVVVPATVRDDPVMMAVATGGRSPALSRYLRERFEAEFADMGAMANLSGQLRTELRERGVGPSQRRAAIRAVVRSDRVWKALGDPSDNARTEAESVISDVLSSTGAE, from the coding sequence ATGATCCCACTACTCCACGATTTCTCGGGATCGACGGTACTGGTGTTCGGTGGCGGCTCAGTCGGAGCACGCAAGGTCCGCCGGTTCGCCCGTGAGGCGCGGGTCGTGGTCGTGAGCCCAACGTTCGGCGACCATGATTTCGGCGGTGGAGAGCTGGTTCGCGCCGCCCCCAGCCCCGCAACCGTTCCGGAATGGTTCGAACGGATCGAGCCGGCGCTCGCGGTCGCGGCGACCGACGACGATGCGGTGAACGACGCCGTTGCGCGCGTAGCGCACGATCGCGGCGTTCTTTTGAATCGCGCCGATCGGAGCAGAGGTGGGAACGCCGATGAATCGAACGGCGGGACGACTGACGGGAGGAGCGGTGACAGCGACGGGCATGCGAGGGAAGTCGTCGTACCGGCGACGGTACGGGACGACCCAGTGATGATGGCGGTCGCCACCGGCGGGCGGAGTCCGGCGCTCAGTCGATACCTTCGCGAGCGGTTCGAGGCGGAGTTCGCGGATATGGGGGCGATGGCGAATCTCTCTGGACAGCTCCGCACGGAGCTCCGTGAGCGCGGGGTCGGTCCCTCTCAGCGCCGGGCAGCCATCCGGGCGGTCGTCCGCTCGGATCGGGTTTGGAAGGCTTTAGGTGATCCAAGCGATAACGCGAGGACAGAGGCGGAATCAGTGATCAGCGACGTGCTCTCGTCGACAGGGGCAGAATGA
- a CDS encoding 50S ribosomal protein L23 gives MSSIRYPHVTEKAMNEMDYRNKLQFIVALDATKPEIAEEIEERFDVSIVDVTTQVTPNGEKKATVKLSEDDDADEVASRIGVF, from the coding sequence ATGAGTTCGATCCGCTACCCACACGTCACCGAGAAGGCGATGAACGAGATGGACTACCGGAACAAGCTCCAGTTCATCGTTGCGCTCGACGCGACGAAGCCGGAGATCGCCGAGGAGATCGAGGAGCGCTTCGACGTCTCGATCGTCGACGTCACAACGCAAGTGACGCCGAACGGCGAGAAGAAAGCCACCGTCAAACTCAGCGAGGACGACGATGCGGACGAAGTCGCCTCGCGCATCGGGGTGTTCTGA
- the rpl4p gene encoding 50S ribosomal protein L4: MNATVYDTDGGEAGEVDLPAVFETPYRPDLIGDAVRAAQANRTQATGADDYAGMRTPAESQGSGRGMAHVPRSNGQGRRVPQTVGGRKAHPPKEEKDSSKSINTKERKLATRSAIAATADAERVVDRGHDFDDLELPLVVSDEFEDLVKTQEVVSLLESLGVHDDIERAEDKRVRAGRGTTRGRKYKRPSSILFVTSDEPSRAARNLAGADVATAREVNTEDLAPGAQGGRLTIWTESAIEEVADR; the protein is encoded by the coding sequence ATGAACGCAACAGTCTACGACACCGACGGCGGCGAGGCGGGCGAGGTCGACCTCCCCGCGGTCTTCGAGACGCCGTACCGGCCCGACCTGATCGGCGATGCGGTGCGCGCCGCACAGGCGAACCGCACCCAGGCCACCGGTGCCGACGACTACGCCGGGATGCGGACACCCGCCGAGTCACAGGGCAGCGGTCGCGGCATGGCCCACGTTCCCCGATCGAACGGTCAGGGCCGCCGCGTTCCCCAGACCGTGGGCGGCCGGAAGGCCCACCCGCCGAAAGAAGAGAAGGACAGCTCGAAGAGCATCAACACGAAGGAGCGAAAACTCGCCACCCGGAGCGCGATCGCCGCGACGGCCGACGCCGAACGGGTGGTCGACCGTGGCCACGACTTCGACGATCTCGAGCTCCCGCTCGTGGTGAGTGACGAGTTCGAGGACCTCGTGAAGACCCAAGAGGTCGTCTCCCTGCTCGAATCGCTCGGCGTCCACGACGACATCGAGCGTGCCGAGGACAAACGCGTCCGCGCGGGTCGCGGGACGACGCGTGGCCGGAAGTACAAGCGGCCGTCGTCGATCCTGTTCGTCACGAGCGACGAACCATCGCGCGCGGCGCGAAACCTCGCGGGAGCGGACGTCGCTACCGCGCGGGAGGTCAACACCGAGGACCTCGCGCCGGGCGCACAGGGTGGCCGGCTGACGATCTGGACCGAGAGCGCCATCGAGGAGGTGGCGGACCGATGA
- a CDS encoding 50S ribosomal protein L3, whose protein sequence is MVQPSRPRKGSLGYGPRQRASSEVPRFGSWPEADGQPGLQGFAGYKAGMSHVVMIDDAANSPREGMEQTVPVTVVETPPMRAVALRAYEDTPYGLRPLTETWTDEFHADLDRALDVPDGEADPDAFREAISEADIGDIRAITHTVPGEMANVPKKRPDVMETRIGGGSLDDRVEFGLELITGGGEHNLTEVFRPGEYMDAAGVTKGKGTQGPVKRWGVQKRKGKHFRQGYRRRIGNLGPWNPSRVRSTVPQQGQTGYHQRTELNKRLVDAGDGDEPSVDGGFVNYGEIDGPYALVKGSLPGPDQRLLRFRPAIRPGDQPRLDPEVRYVSTASNQGQG, encoded by the coding sequence ATGGTACAACCAAGCAGACCACGCAAGGGCTCGTTGGGATACGGCCCGCGACAACGCGCGAGTAGCGAAGTCCCGCGCTTCGGCTCGTGGCCCGAGGCTGACGGCCAGCCTGGGCTCCAGGGCTTTGCCGGCTACAAGGCCGGCATGAGCCACGTCGTGATGATCGACGACGCGGCCAACTCCCCGCGCGAAGGCATGGAACAGACAGTACCCGTGACGGTGGTCGAGACGCCACCGATGCGGGCGGTCGCGCTCCGGGCGTACGAGGACACGCCCTACGGACTGCGGCCGTTGACCGAGACGTGGACCGACGAGTTCCACGCGGACCTCGACCGCGCGCTCGACGTCCCCGACGGCGAGGCCGACCCGGATGCGTTCCGGGAGGCCATCAGTGAGGCCGATATCGGCGACATCCGCGCGATCACCCACACGGTACCGGGCGAGATGGCGAACGTCCCGAAGAAACGCCCGGACGTGATGGAGACCCGGATCGGCGGCGGCTCGCTCGACGATCGGGTCGAGTTCGGGCTCGAGCTCATCACCGGCGGCGGCGAACACAACCTGACCGAAGTGTTCCGCCCCGGCGAGTACATGGACGCCGCCGGCGTCACGAAGGGCAAGGGCACCCAGGGCCCCGTCAAGCGCTGGGGCGTCCAGAAACGGAAGGGCAAACACTTCCGCCAGGGCTACCGCCGACGGATCGGCAACCTCGGCCCGTGGAACCCCTCGAGGGTTCGCTCGACTGTCCCCCAGCAGGGCCAGACGGGCTACCACCAGCGAACCGAGCTCAACAAACGCCTCGTCGACGCCGGCGACGGCGACGAACCCTCGGTCGACGGCGGGTTCGTCAACTACGGCGAGATCGACGGGCCGTACGCGCTCGTGAAGGGGTCGCTTCCCGGTCCGGACCAGCGGCTTCTCCGGTTCCGGCCGGCGATCAGACCCGGTGACCAACCGCGCCTCGATCCCGAGGTCCGGTACGTCTCGACGGCATCGAACCAGGGGCAAGGATAA
- a CDS encoding DUF5778 family protein, with amino-acid sequence MSESIDEDLYRRAAALLEPGEIELNGVVVHTEFSSAEESLLHQATIEIGEIIAGHADAGDTYVYSGTDDPEFGLNQHQGLTIEGDEFVWECQQLLRERTYDVVFYYEASADHAAILDELRDEGYTVTGVEG; translated from the coding sequence ATGAGCGAATCCATCGACGAGGACCTCTATCGGCGGGCGGCGGCGCTGCTCGAACCCGGCGAGATCGAGCTGAACGGCGTCGTGGTGCATACCGAGTTTTCGAGCGCCGAGGAAAGCCTGCTCCACCAGGCCACGATCGAGATCGGCGAGATCATCGCAGGTCACGCGGACGCGGGCGACACCTACGTCTACTCGGGCACCGACGACCCCGAGTTCGGGCTGAACCAACACCAGGGACTCACGATCGAGGGCGACGAGTTCGTCTGGGAGTGCCAGCAGCTCCTCCGTGAGAGAACCTACGACGTGGTGTTTTACTACGAGGCGAGCGCCGACCACGCGGCGATCCTCGACGAGCTTCGCGACGAGGGGTACACAGTGACCGGCGTCGAAGGATAG
- the hemA gene encoding glutamyl-tRNA reductase, with product MTTATGVISGVSVSHRRASVETIEAAGVRDERAAVEALLDREDVCEAYVLETCNRVEAYVVTDDRDRGRAIVGSVVEGVPDEAVVELDHEESLRHLMRVACGLESIVLGEDQILGQLRDAYATARAAGGIGRLFETGIEKALHVGERARAETRINEGVVSLGSAAVELATSEADLADATALVVGAGEMGSLAATALAESVDELLIANRTAANAEHVASTVDVEASALTLDEVATAVNAADVVVSATGSPDPVFERATFEAVGETLVVDLAQPRDVPPSADDQPNVTVCDLDALESVTDETHDRRREAASRVEALIDDEFDRLLARYKRQRADEVIGTMYAGAERMKERELAHAVSKLETDGLTDDQRAVVESFADTLVNQLLAAPTRSLRDAAEDDDWSTINTALQLFDPTFDGDTSTDENNPAADEPASEMGRAFAAAVYDELDD from the coding sequence ATGACCACGGCCACCGGTGTCATCTCCGGCGTTAGCGTTTCACATCGGCGCGCGAGCGTCGAGACGATCGAGGCTGCCGGCGTCCGTGACGAACGCGCGGCCGTCGAGGCGCTGCTCGACCGTGAGGACGTCTGCGAGGCGTACGTCCTCGAGACGTGCAACCGGGTCGAAGCGTACGTTGTCACCGACGATCGCGATCGCGGACGGGCGATCGTCGGGTCGGTCGTCGAAGGCGTGCCGGACGAAGCGGTGGTCGAACTGGACCACGAGGAGAGCCTTCGTCACCTTATGCGGGTCGCCTGCGGACTCGAATCGATCGTGCTCGGCGAGGACCAGATCCTCGGCCAGCTCCGGGACGCCTACGCGACCGCCCGGGCGGCCGGCGGGATCGGGCGGCTGTTCGAGACGGGGATCGAGAAGGCGCTCCACGTCGGCGAACGTGCGCGGGCCGAGACCCGGATCAACGAGGGCGTGGTCTCGCTCGGGAGTGCTGCCGTCGAACTCGCCACGAGCGAGGCCGACCTCGCGGATGCGACCGCGCTCGTTGTCGGCGCGGGCGAGATGGGATCGCTCGCCGCCACCGCGCTCGCCGAGTCGGTCGACGAGCTCCTGATCGCGAACCGGACGGCAGCGAACGCGGAGCACGTCGCCAGTACCGTCGATGTCGAGGCAAGCGCGCTCACGCTCGATGAGGTGGCGACCGCGGTCAACGCCGCCGACGTCGTGGTTTCGGCGACCGGCAGCCCCGACCCGGTCTTCGAACGGGCGACGTTCGAGGCAGTCGGCGAGACGCTCGTGGTCGATCTCGCCCAGCCGCGCGACGTGCCACCCAGTGCCGACGATCAGCCAAACGTGACGGTGTGTGACCTCGACGCGCTCGAATCCGTCACCGACGAGACCCACGACCGTCGCCGGGAGGCCGCATCGCGGGTCGAGGCGCTGATCGACGACGAGTTCGATCGACTGCTCGCTCGATACAAGCGCCAGCGTGCCGACGAGGTGATCGGGACGATGTACGCGGGCGCGGAGCGGATGAAGGAGCGCGAACTCGCGCACGCGGTTTCGAAGCTCGAAACCGACGGACTGACCGACGACCAGCGCGCCGTCGTCGAGTCGTTCGCGGACACGCTCGTGAACCAGCTGCTCGCCGCTCCGACCCGAAGCTTGCGCGACGCCGCCGAGGACGACGATTGGTCGACGATCAACACCGCGCTCCAGCTGTTCGATCCCACGTTCGACGGCGACACATCGACCGACGAGAACAATCCAGCGGCTGACGAGCCGGCTTCCGAGATGGGACGTGCGTTCGCTGCGGCCGTCTACGACGAACTGGACGACTAA
- a CDS encoding 50S ribosomal protein L2: MGRRIQGQRRGRGGPTFRAPSHRYKAELSHRSTEDNDLISGTVVDIEHDPARSAPVAAVEFEDGDQRLVLAPEGIGVGEELQVGVSAEIKPGNTLPLAEIPEGVPVCNVESQPGDGGKFARASGVNAQLITHDRQVAVVELPSDEVKRLDPQCRATIGVVAGGGRTEKPFVKAGNKHHKMRARGTKYPRVRGVAMNAIDHPFGGGGRQHPGKPKSVSRDAPPGRKVGDIASKRTGRK, encoded by the coding sequence ATGGGACGACGAATCCAGGGCCAGCGCCGGGGTCGGGGCGGACCGACGTTCCGCGCGCCATCCCATCGATACAAGGCAGAGCTCTCGCACCGATCGACCGAGGATAACGACCTGATCTCGGGGACGGTCGTCGACATCGAGCACGACCCCGCCCGGAGCGCACCCGTGGCGGCGGTCGAGTTCGAGGACGGCGACCAGCGCCTCGTGCTCGCGCCGGAAGGCATCGGCGTCGGCGAGGAACTTCAGGTCGGTGTCTCGGCCGAGATCAAGCCGGGTAACACGCTCCCGCTCGCCGAGATCCCCGAAGGGGTCCCGGTGTGTAACGTCGAGAGTCAGCCGGGCGACGGCGGGAAGTTCGCCCGCGCATCGGGCGTGAACGCCCAACTCATCACCCACGACCGCCAGGTGGCGGTCGTCGAACTGCCGAGCGACGAGGTGAAGCGCCTCGACCCGCAGTGTCGCGCCACGATCGGCGTGGTCGCGGGCGGCGGACGAACGGAGAAGCCGTTCGTGAAGGCAGGCAACAAGCACCACAAGATGCGTGCGCGCGGGACGAAGTACCCGCGGGTGCGTGGCGTCGCGATGAACGCCATCGACCACCCGTTCGGCGGTGGCGGTCGCCAGCACCCCGGGAAACCGAAAAGCGTCTCGCGCGACGCGCCGCCCGGCCGGAAGGTCGGCGACATCGCCAGCAAGCGGACCGGGAGGAAGTGA